ATAGAAGATATTCCTTATAGTACCTTAAAATTAGCCAATGAACTTGGATTCCCTCTAATAGAAATACCACTCGAGATTTCCTATTCTGATATTATAGCTGATGCATTGACTGAAATTGTAAATAATCAAACTAGCATACTTTGTAGGATAGACAATATTCACAACAAGTTAATTAATGTTATGCTAAGTGGAGGCGGTCTAAAGGAAATTGCTAAAGCACTATTTGATAGTATAGACAACAATTCAATGGCTATAAAAGAATCTCTTTTTGAGTCAAGCGTGACTTTTTGTGATGAGTCTAAGAAAAAACAGATAGAATCTATTATTGAAGCAGAAACATTTAAAAGAGAAAAAGATATTTATGGATTTGGTAATAAGTTTTATTACACAAAACATACCGATTTAATAGGAGGAGAAAAGGTAGATAGATTAACTATCCCAATCTATACAAAGGAAAGAGAATATGGATATATATATATTTGGGAAGATAAGCAACCTATTACTCCTGTAGAATTAACTGTGATAGAAGCAGCTATACCGATTATTGCCTTAGATCTCAATAAAAAGTTGTCTATATTTGAAATAGAAAGTAAGCACAAGGTTGAATTCTTTGAAGACTTGTTCTCAAGTGACGGTAACAGGCATCAGAAAGCATTAGAAAGAGCTTCGTATTTTGACTTTGATAGCAAATTAGGATATTCAGTAATAGTTATTTCAGTAAATGATAAGGACAAAAATAACCAGTATAATCCTGATACAACTAGGTATCTGCAGCAAATAAATGTCAGATTGTTAAGTATTATTAGCAGAATAATAAAGAACAGGAAAGAAAGAATTATATATGGTAATAAAAGCAATAGTATAATAATTCTTTTTGGTACAGAAGTAGGTGCTAGAGAAGCTAAGATTAAACAGAGTATTAACTCATTTTGCAATGAAATATTTAGATATGCAGAATATGAACATTTAAGTGACATGATATCTATAGGAGTAGGGAGAAACTATAAGGATACACATGAACTATGGAAGGGATATAGAGAAGCAAACAGAGCTGTAGAATGCAAAAAAAGGTCAAGTGACAAAAGAGTGACTCATTATGACGATTTAGGTATATTTAGAATTCTTTCTTATGAAGAATTACAGCCAGAGCTACAGCAGTTTTATAAAGAAATACTAGAACCTTTAGTGAAATATGACAAAGAGAAGGGTACAGACCTTATCGAAACTCTAAAGAAATATTTCGAATGTGCAGGAAATTTAAAAAAGGTATCAGAGGAGATGTTTACCCATTATAATACTGTGATTTATAGAATTCAGAGAATAAAAGAAATAACCGGGATAGACTTTGAAGACTATAATGACAGGCTTAACTTTCAGATATCTTTAAAAATTTTAGAAATGCAGGAAAATGAAAGAACTAACACTAGTGGAACAGGAACTCCCCGTTAAATTTTGGGGAGTTTTTTCTTTTGTTGCTTTTATTAACTACTAACAAAGATAAGCAATAATATTTAGATAGTGTACCTAAAGAAATAGAGATACAAATAATATATTATATTAGTTAGAAACAACATGATAGCTTTTGAAGGATTGATTCTATGAATGCAACGGCCATTTGCAAGGAGCTATATGAATATATACAAAATAATCAACCAATAGGACAGGTTCATTCAGTATTTGATAATAGTTTCAATGTATTAGATGAGAACAATCAATTTATTACCTTTCTAGGACCAAGCAAACCCATGTCTCCGAACTCTATAAAAATTAGAGAAAAAAGCTCATTTTTAAATTCAGATATTAAACAAGGACAAAAGCTTACTTTTTTAAAAGATTATGTTTTAATAGAGGATAGCAATATAGAAGTTTTTTACAATAAAGTATCTTTGTGGGATAAGAAACCACTCTTATTTTTAGATGGTGGCTTAGAAAAGGAATTTGTGGAAAACGTTTTAAAAAAACTCAATAAAATGGGGAGTTTTATTGTTAAAGAAGGTAAAAAAGACGGTATTGCCCCATTACTAAAAACCCTTATAGGACGAATAAAAGGCTTGGAGCTCCTATTAGATAATAAGATGAATCTAAGTAAAAGAGAAGAATTTATTCGAGAAAGGTTTTTATCCTTTATTGATAGTTACATAATGGGAGACTTAGATGCCATTGCACGGAAGGCTGGCAGCATAGTAGGGTATGGAGTAGGTCTTACACCTTCTATGGATGATTTTTTATCTGGAATTATGGTATCACAAGTATATTTATCAGCGTATCTAAATCATGATTTATCAAGAACTTTTGAAGTAAATAAGGCTATCATTAAACATATAAAAAACAAGACAACCTTAATTAGTCAAGAGATGATGATACATTCGTCAAGGGGCGAAGTAAATGAGGATGTGAGAAATCTAATGATTTTCTTTATTACAGGCAGTTCTTTAGAGGATTTTTATAAATGTCTTAAAAAGGTTTCTGATATAGGAGAAACTTCTGGGATAGATATGATTTCTGGCATATACATAGGTAGCTGCATAGCACTTAACCAATACTTAGGAGGTAGATAACATGAGTAGCGTAAAATATGAAATTAGAAAAAATACCTACTATGATTCAGTAACACTGATGATTATTTCCAAGGAAATTAAGAAGATAGCTGGAGTACACGAGGCCCTAGTAGGTATGGGTACAGACTTAAACAAGGAACTAGCAGAGAATCTCGGAATTTCACATGACGATATAAGAGCAATTACACCAAATGATTTCTTTGTATCAGTATTAGCAGATGACAATGTTCAAATTGAAGCAATATCAGCAGAAGTAGAAAGACTACTTAGTGCAAAGAAAAGCAATAGTGATTCAGATTATATGCCACCGACACTAGAGTCAGCATTAAAGCATGAGCCAGATTCGAACATAGTAGTTATATCAGTTGCAGGTGAATATGCAGCAGCAGAAGCAAAGAAAGCTTTAAATAATGACCTGCATGTAATGCTGTTTAGTGACAACGTAACTGTAGAGCAAGAAAGAGAGCTTAAGGAACTAGCTTGTCAAAAAGGTCTTTTAATGATGGGACCAGACTGTGGTACAGCTATTATTAATAACGTGCCTTTGGCATTTGCAAATGTAATTAAAAAAGGACATATAGGAATAGTTGGAGCATCAGGGACTGGAACACAGGAAGTATCAGTTATCATAGATAAGCTAGGTGAAGGGGTATCACAAGTAATAGGAACTGGCGGCAGAGACCTAAAATCAGAAATAGGTGGACTTATGATGCTACAAGGTATAGAGGCATTAAAGAATGACCCGCAAACAAAAGTTATAGTACTAGTATCTAAGCCTCCAGCAGAGGAAGTAGCAGAAAAGGTATTAAAAGCTATAGAAAATTCTCCGAAGCCAGTAGTCGTAGACTTTATAGGTGGAGATAGGGACCTTATAGAAAAATATGGTGCATATGCATGTGTATCACTTGAAGATGCTGCTAGAAAAGCAGTAGCACTTTTAAGAGGAGAAGAAGTTAAAGACTTTGAGGGATTTGATCTATCAGATAAAGAAATAGAAAACATAGTAAATAGTGAAGTATCTAAACTAGATAAGAATCAAAAATACCTTAGAGGATTTTATACAGGAGGAACATTAACAGACGAAGCAATGAAGCTTCTTGGAAAAGACTTTGATATATATTCAAATATTCCACTTTCACCTGAATTTAGACTTGAAGATGTTAGAGTAAGCAAAGAGCATACATGTATAGATTTTGGTGATGACGAGTTTACAAGAGGAAAGCCTCACCCAATGATAGATCCAGTATCTAGAGTAGAACGTCTAATGAAGGAAGATGACGAAGAAGTAGCAGTAGTGCTAATGGATTTTGTATTAGGATATGGCTCCCATGAAGATCCAGTAGGAGAAATGCTTCCAGCTATAAAAGCAGCTAAAGATAGAATGGCTGCAAAAGGTAAGTATCTTTGTGTTATAGGTTCAATTTGCGGTACAGAAAATGATCCACAAAGCTTGGAGGAATCACAAAGAAGATTAGAAGAAGCAGGAGTTATAGTGATGCCTTCAAATGCACAAGCTGTAAGATTAACAGGACTTATCCTTAACAAAATTAAGTAGGTTTGGAGGGTATAGAATGTCAAAGATAAATGAACTATTCAATAAAGAAGTAAAAGTAGTCAATATTGGACTGGAATCATTTTACAATGATTTAAAAAAACAAAAAGTTTCAGTTATCCATGTAAATTGGAGACCGGCAGCAGGTGGAAATAAGAAAATGGCATCACTTTTATCTAGATTGAAATAGATTACCTTAACCAATAAATATATGACGAGGAGTGATTTAAAATGATAGCAGAAAAGATTGCACAGGCCAATAAAGAGGCTGTTGAACGTTTGCTAAATGCTCAACCTACTCTTGTTGGAATAGGAACAGCTGGACAAAATATACCAGGAATGACTAAAAAGACTGTATTACATGCAGGACCACCGGTAACATGGGATAAAATGAGTGGACCATTAAGAGGAGCTGTTATAGGAGGACTTATTTATGAAGGACTTGCTACTAATGAAGAAGAAGCTATAAAGTTGGCGGAATCTGGAGAAATAACATTTGATCCATGCCATCATCATGATGCAGTAGGACCAATGGCAGGAGTTGTAACTTACTCAATGCCAGTATGGATAGTACAAAACAAGACATATGGAAACTATGCTTACTGTACACTAAATGAAGGCTTAGGAAAAGTTCTTCGTTTTGGATCATATGGTGAAGAAGTTATTACTAGACTTAAATGGATGGAAAATACATTGGCACCAGTACTTAGAGCTACATTAGAGTTATGTGGAGAAATTGACCTAAAAACTATGATAGCTCAAGTAGTTCAAATGGGTGACGAAGGACATAACAGAAATAAAGCTGGTACATCATTATTAATAAGAGAATTAGCTCCATATATAGTACAGACTAAATTCTCTGAGCAAGATAAAGTAGATGTTCTAAAGTTCATGCATAGCAATGACCACTTCTTCTTAAACCTAACTATGCCAGCAGCTAAATGTTCACTAGAGCCAATGAAAGGTATTAAATACAGTACATTAGTATATACAATGGCTAGAAATGGTACTGAATTTGGTATTAGAGTAGCAGGTTTAGGAGATAGATGGTTTACAGCACCAGCAGAAATTATTAATGGATTATACTTCCCTGGCTATACAGAGAAGGATGCTAACCCAGACATTGGTGACAGTGCTATAACAGAAACATGTGGTATTGGTGGCTTTGCAATGGCAGCAGCTATACCTATAGTACAATTCGTAGGCGGAGTACCACAAGATGCACTTAACTACTCAAAATCAATGTATGAAATTACCGAAGCAGAAAATAACACATATAAAATTCCAGTTCTTGATTTTAGAGGTACTGCTACGGGTATAGATATTCAAAAGGTCATTGAAACAGGCATACGCCCAATAATAAATACAGGTATTGCTCATAAGGATGCTGGAGTTGGTCAAGTAGGAGCAGGATTGGTTCATCCACCAATGAAATGCTTTGAAGATGCACTAGAAGCTTTTGTAGAACAATTAGAAGCTGAAGGCGCATTATAAAGTATATAGCATCAAAATAAAGTAAACTTTAATTAAAACTGAGCTTAAAAATATTTAAAAATGAAAAAATATTAAAAATAAAGGGAGGAATTTTTAATGTTATTACAAAACTGGAACAAAGTTAAAATGTATGATTTAACTCAAAACACAAGCCATTTAACACCACCATGGCCAACATATGAACCACTACAAGTTAAATTCTTCAAGAGATTATCACCAAATGGTGCTAATGGACAATTGATCACTACATCAAATCACGTTGGAACACACTTAGATGGTCCTTTACACTTTGATACAGCTGGTGATGATATAGCTTCATTACCACTTAATAAATTAGTAGGACCTGGAGTTATAGTTGACTTATCAGACATAGCTGAAGACTATGGAATCTACACTCCACAAGATATCATGGACAGAGTGGAAGTTAGAAAAGGTGACATTCTTATAATCAATACTGGATACCACAAATATGGTTGGGATCAACCAGAAGCTGATGAAAAAAGATATATGCTAAGACACCCAGGACCATCAATGGACTTCGTTGATTGGGTAAAAGAAATGGAGATAGCTTGGATAGGTGTTGACTGTGGTTCTGCTGACCATCCAATGAACACTAAGATTCGTGACTGGGAGCCAAGAGAAGCAGAAGCATGTGACAAATATCTAAGAGAAAAATACGGAAAAGGCTTAGACGAAATGTATCCATGGCCAAACGTATACCAAGCAATGCATATAATGGTATTTCCAAAACCACACGAAATAATCCACGCTGAGAACCTTGGTGGAGAAATAGATAAAGTACTTAATAGACGTATGATAATTGGATGCTTCCCATGGAAATTTGAAGGTGGAGAATCAGCATTCTGCCGTATAGTAGCATTTGATGTTGAAGAATAATAGATTAAAATATGTTAAATAACTGCCCGCCTTTGGCGGGTAGCTATTTAATTATATAAATTATCATTTTGAATAATAGTAAGAATCATGTCTTGTCATTCCAAATGAAGTGAGGAGTTTCAAATACCTTAAAAGGGGGCGAACCTAATGAAGCAAGCCTTAGACAACATAAAAGTACTTGACCTTACAAGAGTATTAGCTGGACCTTATGCAACGATGATACTAGGAGACTTAGGAGCAGACATCATTAAAATTGAAATGCCAGTGACAGGAGACGACTCTAGAGCTTTTGGCCCTTATGTAAATAATGAAAGTGCTTATTTTATGAGTCTCAATAGAAATAAAAGAAGTATTACTCTAAATCTTAAATCAGAAGAAGGAAAAGAAGTTTTTATAGAAATGGTTAAGAAAGCGGATGTAGTAGTAGAGAACTTCAGACCTGGAACAATGGAAAAGCTAGGATTGGGATATGATTATCTAGCAAAAGTAAATCCACAACTAATCTATGCAGCTTCCTCTGGTTATGGTCATACAGGTCCATACAGTAAAAGAGCTGCCTATGATGCAGTAGTACAAGCAATGGGCGGAGTAATGAGCATCACAGGCCAAAAAGATGGAAAGCCTACAAGAGTGGGTTCTTCCATAGCAGATATAAACGCAGGATTATTCACAGCTATAGGTATTTTAGCAGCATTAAACAATAGACATGTAACAGGAAAAGGACAAAAAGTAGATGTGGCTATGCTAGATACTCAAGTAGCTATACTAGAAAATGCTATAGCACGATATGTAGTTACTGGTGAAGTACCAAAACCAGGTGGAAACAGACATCCTTCCATAGTACCTTTTGAGCCATTTGAAACATTAGATGGAGAAGTAGTAGTAGCTGCAGGAAATGATGTGTTATGGGCTAAGTTCTGCCAAGTAATAGGTACAGAGGAATTAATAAATGATGAAAGATTTAAAACTAATCCACTAAGAAACGAAAATTATGAGGAACTAAGACTGCTTATAGCAGAGCCAATGAAAAAGAAAACAACAAAAGAATGGCTTGAACTATTAGAAAATGCTGGGGTTCCAAATGGACCTATTAATACAGTAGATAAAGTAATACAAGACCCACAGGTGTTAGCAAGAGAAATGATAGTGGAAATAGAGCATCCAGTGGCAGGTAAGCTAAAAATGCCT
This genomic stretch from Proteiniborus sp. DW1 harbors:
- a CDS encoding DUF2877 domain-containing protein codes for the protein MNATAICKELYEYIQNNQPIGQVHSVFDNSFNVLDENNQFITFLGPSKPMSPNSIKIREKSSFLNSDIKQGQKLTFLKDYVLIEDSNIEVFYNKVSLWDKKPLLFLDGGLEKEFVENVLKKLNKMGSFIVKEGKKDGIAPLLKTLIGRIKGLELLLDNKMNLSKREEFIRERFLSFIDSYIMGDLDAIARKAGSIVGYGVGLTPSMDDFLSGIMVSQVYLSAYLNHDLSRTFEVNKAIIKHIKNKTTLISQEMMIHSSRGEVNEDVRNLMIFFITGSSLEDFYKCLKKVSDIGETSGIDMISGIYIGSCIALNQYLGGR
- a CDS encoding cyclase family protein; this encodes MLLQNWNKVKMYDLTQNTSHLTPPWPTYEPLQVKFFKRLSPNGANGQLITTSNHVGTHLDGPLHFDTAGDDIASLPLNKLVGPGVIVDLSDIAEDYGIYTPQDIMDRVEVRKGDILIINTGYHKYGWDQPEADEKRYMLRHPGPSMDFVDWVKEMEIAWIGVDCGSADHPMNTKIRDWEPREAEACDKYLREKYGKGLDEMYPWPNVYQAMHIMVFPKPHEIIHAENLGGEIDKVLNRRMIIGCFPWKFEGGESAFCRIVAFDVEE
- a CDS encoding DUF1116 domain-containing protein — its product is MIAEKIAQANKEAVERLLNAQPTLVGIGTAGQNIPGMTKKTVLHAGPPVTWDKMSGPLRGAVIGGLIYEGLATNEEEAIKLAESGEITFDPCHHHDAVGPMAGVVTYSMPVWIVQNKTYGNYAYCTLNEGLGKVLRFGSYGEEVITRLKWMENTLAPVLRATLELCGEIDLKTMIAQVVQMGDEGHNRNKAGTSLLIRELAPYIVQTKFSEQDKVDVLKFMHSNDHFFLNLTMPAAKCSLEPMKGIKYSTLVYTMARNGTEFGIRVAGLGDRWFTAPAEIINGLYFPGYTEKDANPDIGDSAITETCGIGGFAMAAAIPIVQFVGGVPQDALNYSKSMYEITEAENNTYKIPVLDFRGTATGIDIQKVIETGIRPIINTGIAHKDAGVGQVGAGLVHPPMKCFEDALEAFVEQLEAEGAL
- a CDS encoding PucR family transcriptional regulator, which translates into the protein MYKYSGITVSELLELEIMRDAKILGGQAGLNRKITKLNVMEVPDILNWVEDGEFLLTTAYSIKDNLTKLQELIPELNKKGLAGLGVKTKRYIEDIPYSTLKLANELGFPLIEIPLEISYSDIIADALTEIVNNQTSILCRIDNIHNKLINVMLSGGGLKEIAKALFDSIDNNSMAIKESLFESSVTFCDESKKKQIESIIEAETFKREKDIYGFGNKFYYTKHTDLIGGEKVDRLTIPIYTKEREYGYIYIWEDKQPITPVELTVIEAAIPIIALDLNKKLSIFEIESKHKVEFFEDLFSSDGNRHQKALERASYFDFDSKLGYSVIVISVNDKDKNNQYNPDTTRYLQQINVRLLSIISRIIKNRKERIIYGNKSNSIIILFGTEVGAREAKIKQSINSFCNEIFRYAEYEHLSDMISIGVGRNYKDTHELWKGYREANRAVECKKRSSDKRVTHYDDLGIFRILSYEELQPELQQFYKEILEPLVKYDKEKGTDLIETLKKYFECAGNLKKVSEEMFTHYNTVIYRIQRIKEITGIDFEDYNDRLNFQISLKILEMQENERTNTSGTGTPR
- the fdrA gene encoding acyl-CoA synthetase FdrA — translated: MSSVKYEIRKNTYYDSVTLMIISKEIKKIAGVHEALVGMGTDLNKELAENLGISHDDIRAITPNDFFVSVLADDNVQIEAISAEVERLLSAKKSNSDSDYMPPTLESALKHEPDSNIVVISVAGEYAAAEAKKALNNDLHVMLFSDNVTVEQERELKELACQKGLLMMGPDCGTAIINNVPLAFANVIKKGHIGIVGASGTGTQEVSVIIDKLGEGVSQVIGTGGRDLKSEIGGLMMLQGIEALKNDPQTKVIVLVSKPPAEEVAEKVLKAIENSPKPVVVDFIGGDRDLIEKYGAYACVSLEDAARKAVALLRGEEVKDFEGFDLSDKEIENIVNSEVSKLDKNQKYLRGFYTGGTLTDEAMKLLGKDFDIYSNIPLSPEFRLEDVRVSKEHTCIDFGDDEFTRGKPHPMIDPVSRVERLMKEDDEEVAVVLMDFVLGYGSHEDPVGEMLPAIKAAKDRMAAKGKYLCVIGSICGTENDPQSLEESQRRLEEAGVIVMPSNAQAVRLTGLILNKIK
- a CDS encoding CaiB/BaiF CoA-transferase family protein, whose amino-acid sequence is MKQALDNIKVLDLTRVLAGPYATMILGDLGADIIKIEMPVTGDDSRAFGPYVNNESAYFMSLNRNKRSITLNLKSEEGKEVFIEMVKKADVVVENFRPGTMEKLGLGYDYLAKVNPQLIYAASSGYGHTGPYSKRAAYDAVVQAMGGVMSITGQKDGKPTRVGSSIADINAGLFTAIGILAALNNRHVTGKGQKVDVAMLDTQVAILENAIARYVVTGEVPKPGGNRHPSIVPFEPFETLDGEVVVAAGNDVLWAKFCQVIGTEELINDERFKTNPLRNENYEELRLLIAEPMKKKTTKEWLELLENAGVPNGPINTVDKVIQDPQVLAREMIVEIEHPVAGKLKMPGVPIKLSDTPGSVRTPAPILGQHTEEILKEVLGYDDEKIQSLRNSNAL
- a CDS encoding fdrA domain protein yields the protein MSKINELFNKEVKVVNIGLESFYNDLKKQKVSVIHVNWRPAAGGNKKMASLLSRLK